The DNA sequence gcaGTTCAATGATTTCCTTAATactatcttcttttcttccccaaCTGTTGCATTGATTGTTGCTGTTTTCTTGGACAACACTCTTGACTACAAGGATAGTGCCAAGGATAGAGGAATGCCATGGTGGGCAAAGTTTAGAACATTTAAAGGAGATAGCCGTAACGAAGAGTTCTACACCCTCCCTTTCAACCTCAACCGGTTCTTCCCTCCATCCTAGAGAAAAATACTATGATAGAGATATGTTAGAGGAAAATCATCATTTCCAGATAAGGTTGCATCTTATGATGATCAGTGCGAGAAAGAGAGAGTCAACATGTAACTTAAGGTGGCAGAAAGTGTTCTTCTGCTACCTCTCTTTATTTTTCACATGTCATATATTGAATTGgtttatttttcatataataGAACAGTTATTTGTTCAACTTCCCATTTTTCTGgattttttaattcattttacTCTGTCATTTATCTTTGGTATTGATTCTTTCAGTTCTTTGGATTCATAAGATGACAGTATAGTAAACATAATGTATTAGGGGGTTATGGCTTTAATTACACACAGAAgcttaaatatatatatatatatatatatatatatatatatgttattataCAATGAATATAAGTCatattactttttataattGTGCTACGTGAACAATTTTGAGTAGAtgataattttgtaattttataatataacataataataataacaaaaatttaatcatcTTAATCAATTTAAAGAAAATGATTAAATAtaactaatatttatattaaatattaacaaATAATGCGCCCACCGTGGGGCTCGAACCCACGACCACAAGGTTAAGAGCCTTGCGCTCTACCAACTGAGCTAGACGGGCTTGATAATTTTAATAGCATAATCTTTTTATATCCACTTAAGAAGACACGGATTCGAGTTTTCATAtctctaataaaaaatatatatatatatatatatatatatatatatatatatatttatattaaaactTTGATAATAGCTTTTTAGTTATAAATATTCATAGTGTGGACTTCAGCTACTTAAACATGTTCAATAACTGTTATTACAATTACTTGATATCATAATTCAACAAATTGGCCAAAATATTTCCAACCATATTAAGCTTTGACAcaatatttatttacttattagGTATACATTTAAGTATATCATGATTAATAAAGttcatttataattttatactatattttttatgtttttttattctaaaaaatatttgcACCAACAtgacaacaacaacaaacaacaacaacaacaaagccttgtcttATTatgtggggtcggctacatgaatcaaacgacgccattgtgctctgccatgtatcatgtctacagagagatcgtttacatgtagatctcgtttgaccacctcatggatggttttcttaggtcttcctctgtcTTTCGCcatttgtccatcttccatctcatccaccctcctgactggatgttctatcggtcttcttctcacatgtccaaaccacttgagacgcgattcaaccatcttttccacaatgggtactactccaactctctcccttatatctttattccttattttatccaatcgcgtatgaccactcatccatctcaacatcttcatctctgccacactcaatttatgttcgtgctcccctttagccgcccaacactccgtaccatacagcatagccggtcttatagcggtgcgatagaatttacctttaagttttaaaggcacttttttgtcgcatataaaaccagatgcactccgccatttggaccaacctgcttggatcctatgatttacatcctgttcaatctctccattatcctgtatgatgcacccaagatacttaaaacttttaactttttctaggatgttttctccaatcttcacctctatattggggttttcctttctcaaactgaacttacattccatatattccgtcttgctatggcttatgcgcagaccatacacttctaaagcttctctccataacaccaacttcttatttaggtcttcccttgactttcccataaggacgatatcatcgtcaaaaagcatgcaccatgacACAGGCTattggatgtgctctgtgagtactttcaggactaatgtgaaaaggtatgggcttaaggatgatccctggtgtaattCTATACCAATAGGAAATTCTTCCGTcgcaccaccttgagtcttcacactagttgtggccccatcatacatgtctttaattgcccgaatatatgcgatccttactctcctcttttctaaaaccttctataagacctcccttggtaccctatcatacgctttttctaaatcaataaacaccatatgtaggTCCCTTTTActactacgatacctctccatcatccttcttaataggtatatcgcttcagtggtagatcttcctggcataaatccaaattgattctctgttacttgtgtcttttttctcaacctccgttctatcaccctttcccataacttcatagtatgactcataagtttaatccctctatagtttccgcaactttgtatatcccccttattcttgtagataggtaccaatgtgctctttctccactcatcaggcatcttctttgaccttaaaatctcattaaaaagcttggttaaccagttgatgcctttttctccaaaacctttccaaacctcaatcgggatattatcaggtcctactgccctgccatttttcatctgctttaaagcctcttttacctcgaagtctcgaatccttcgatagtagtcaaagttttgatcttcttcccttgtgcataatcgaccaaggctcggaagagtcttctgtccctcattaaataactcgtagaagtaactcttccacctttcattaatcttctcctcttgagccaacacctctccatccttatcctttatgcacttaacctgatccaaatctctcgttcttctttcccgactctttgcgattctatatatacctttttctccttctttcgtgcccaaagactggtagagaccctcatatgctcttgtttttgcttcacttacagccacttttgtctctttcttagccgccttatatttttcccaATTATCTAcattgcggcataaagaccactctttaaaacattccctttttatctttatcttttcttgtatactcgcattccaccaccaggactccttgtctcttggtcctattcctttagattcaccaaaactttcttttgctgttcttctaataacttctgccatctccctccacatctcttctGCGCTTCTAttcccatcccactttgcctcttctcctacccgtcttaggaagtttctttgttcctcacctttcatccgccaccacctcgtccttgggttcttcgtataatgtcttttcctcaacttttgctcaacgcgaaaatccatgacgagcaccctatgttgtgttgtcaaactctctcccggaataattttacagttaatgcaaaatttctgGTCGACTcttctcaacaagaagaagtcgatttgagagcttgtcatgccactcttataggttataagatgttcgtctctctttttaaaacatgtatttgcgatgagaagatcaaaTGTTGAAGAAAAGTCCAAAATAATTTTACCCTCGGcattgatcaccccgaaaccatggcctccgtgaatactcccatatccagtcacttctctcccaacatggccatttaaatctcctcctaagaaaatctcATCTCCCAGAGGTATGCCTTAaaccaaactctctagatcctcccaaaacattatcttgtgttgttcgtccaaacccacttgcggtgcataggcactaatcacatggaaagcacctccctccaccacaagtttgatagagatgatccgatctcccaccctcttgacatccactacgtccttcttccactgcttatccacaattattccaactccattcctattcttcacctttcaTGTATACTAAAGTTTGAAACCATaagtatccaactccctagcctttgcaccaacccatttcgtttcttgtaggcacataatgttaattttcctccttgtcatggtgtccaccacctccatggactttcctgttaaagtgcctatgttccatgtcccaaatctcaaccttctgtcgcttcgacctttaccttttactttgtgaactagcttatttaccctcgtccgttcacgaaaacgcgagaacccttgctcatttaacactacatccgggcaccgatgcagcggctcttgctttgacaccgtactcgagccatacagcgcgttgcttccgggcaacgacctagctttagcgcaataatgtctttgattcatgtcatgggggttcggctatatttttatgttggttgtcgaagacctaacacaaccctcctcctttatccgGGCTTGGGACCGACTATGTACCGCAAGTGTAACATAGGTGGAGTTACCAACAAGACAACAAATGAAGATGAATTTATCTGTCTAAAATCAATTATATGAGATAATTTAATTGACATTTAACCATCTCAAATTAGTTAAATTAGATTTAGACTCGCGCAACGAATAAAATAGATATACATCGTATAGaacatataaattaatttaaaatttaataattatgaaATTAAAACTTTATACATAAGTTGGACTTTAagtaaaattatgaaaataccAAATccgaatttatttatttgatttcatattattatctttatttttattcttttaagactactttttttatttttatatatattatatttaaatactatagtataaatataaaactattaaataaaaatataattttgaatataatGTTTTAATAGTTGAAattaacatttaattttttaattttattttttacaactCACGATAATACCatgtatttttaataatattacaactaaatgatattaaaaaatataaatagttgGAAGGAAAAAAAAGTGATATATGAACGATATAACTAAGGTATATAATTACACTGAAAAAtgaaaaacctaaaaaaatgtaaataatatgatatataattgaaattaacatttaatttttttattttattttttataactcATGATAATACCATGTATTTTTCAATATATTACAATTAActgatattaaaaatataaattattgaaaaaaaaagaatgatataactaataaatacaattagattaaaaacaaaaaaaaattgaaaatgtcTAATGTATTAGAAATTTATCCTCTAAACATATGTTTagcaaactaaaaaaaaattgtagtcatcaacaaaattttttaaatacttgAGCAAAATATTGGTAAGAATGGAGAAAAAAGAATAAGAGGTATGAGATTATGTGAAAAGAGGAGATAATGAAAAGGTGTAAAGTGAAGGTTGATTTATATAATAAACATGAGAATGAGTGAGTATGAAAGAAGAGGATCAATTATGTTTTATTacttaatttaaatatatatatattaaaaaaagaaataatattcACATTGAGATCATATAATATCCTATATAAAAGTAAAGAGTAagagaatataaaaaatatagaataacctaaagaaaaataaatgttataagagtgaaaaaaaataaaaaagaatctTAAATTATAATTCTATATAGTAATAATAagaaagaataaatataaaaaaaagatgatgaattatgtttatacctaataaaaaaaataatattaacattGAATACATATAATATCTCATATAAAAGTAAAGAGTAagagaatataaaaatattaaaatattttaaagaaaaataaatgtcatgaggatgaaaagaaaaaaaatcgtAAACTATAATAATGAAGTACATGAGAAATAGAAGCAGAAGATTTAAAATGATTTCATTTTCAAACAAAAGAATTAAAAGGTAATTCAATTAGATAAGTAATAAGCAAATTATGCTAATTAGCTACTTATGTTGATGTggcataataataaaaaagttagAAGACTAATAAGTAACAATgtatcaaaaaattatttttgactttgttttaatatatattactaGATTAATATTTGTGTAATGTGCAGAGAGTCAAATTAATTatactatataatatatatttaaaatgttATATTGTTTAGGAAGATATTAGATAATAAATAAGttaatgttaaatttaaaagttaatttataaaaaatattgtacaatatatttatttaataatttatatatgattcaatattattattcaacaaaaaaatataccGTTTTAATATAGATAATAACTATGTTTAatcattattttataatttaactaaataataatatgtaataaatttaattgattaatttttttaaattttattaatagcatatcaaaattgatataaattttgtaatggttaataataaatgataatttaaaataataaaaattaattcaaaatttaaatactataaaatcaataaattatacataaattaaattataagtAATCAATATAACATTTTTAGATCTATACTACTATATAGTATAAGTAATTCAGCTCTCTATGCATTGGGCTGGTCATAGTCTAATATTATACAAAGGGTGAGTGTGTTGATTGATGGTGTTAAGGTTGTCTACACATGCACTCTGGACACCTTGGCTGTCTGTAAATGCTTTTACCAAACTTTCTCATTGTAATTTTCTGACCTTCTTGGATCATCTTCTTTACTCTTTCTTCAAAACTGTTCCATCCTATGGTACCATTCTCCCACAAGATTGCTGCCAACCTCTTCTTGTTAGGCCTCAAAGTGGGAGCATGATCACCACCATAGTAGCTTCTAAATCCAGACACCATTGATGAGAGTTGGCTACCAGAGTCTGTCATGGCAAATACATCAGCAGTTGCACATGCAATAAAGTCCAAAGCAGCAAGCTGCATTAACATCAAACCTTTGTTGTTAAGTATTAGTAATCATGCATcaactgaatttgaaaattattaacATGAATATTTATTACCTGAGAAGAAAAATTCTTAAAAGGTTCAAGTTCATTGGGAGCAAGGAAGTCTTCCTTTGTAATAACATTGGGATAGAGCCTGGTAAAGGGATTCATTCTTGAATCTGCTCCATAAATACCAGAACCAGCCAAGTAAACGTAGGTTCCGCGCTTGAAACCAAGACCTGCTAGCACAAGTGCTGCTTCTTCTGGTGTCAATGGACATCTTCCCATTTTCCTCAAAACCATTGGAGATATAGGGCTACAACATCAATAagtagtatatatatatgtcacAATACAAGGGTATGTATCAAaacaattttttgaaaagaatatTGCAGAAACAATCATACCTTGTTGAATTCTTCAAGCGCtcaacaagaaaaggaaaatggCTTTCTCTATAGGCTTGAAGTTCCCTTCTCTCACTCTCACCACCTCCAAACTCACAAAGGGAATAGGCAACCATATCAACTTCAAATCTTAAGTGCAGTGCAAGATACTTGATTGACCCTTTGGCAGAATCATGATCTTTCCTCTTGTCAATGAACTTCCCTAGCAACTCAGTGTCTAACATGCTTCGCGAACCACTATGCTTTCTAATCCTTCTTACCAATAGCGCACCAACTTCTTGAATTTTGGGAACAAACTTCAAAGCATGGAAATTGCATTTGCATCTTAACCTCTGTAATTATTTCAGGGGTGGACCATTAGCCTTGAGGTAAACTATGCaacaaaaaatattcaaaaccATATTGTTGATAAGGTAAATGTTGTGACCTGAATATGAGAAGGCAAGGGATCAAAGCCAAGTCGATTTCCAAATCCAAGGAAGTGAACAAGCccattttttaaaagaagagGAAGCACAATTTTAATATAGTCAGCAGCTGTAGCCTCCTTTGGAAGATCAGCATCTGTAATCTAAAATTGAAGGTGTTGTATTGTTATAGTTAATACAAGTGCAAGTTGTGTTATCAAGTGCACAAAATGTAAGATGTTTATAACACCTGGCTGCCAATTGCTTCAGGGTCCAAAGATTTCATATGAGATGGGAGCTCCTTCACAATACTGATATCATCCTTCAACATATTCATGAAATGCTCCTCTTGGTATATGTCACCAAACTGGCTGTATATTTACCAAATTCATCAAATACTATCACTCAAAAATTGACCACAATGATATAAACAATTGCTTATTCAATGATTTTACCTGGGGTCGTTCCAAACATTGCTGTAAAGAAACTTAGGAATAACAAGAGTTGCATTGAGGAGGGATGCCACagcaacaccattgcaaatctgTATCACTGAACTAGTTTGGTCACTTCCATTATTTGAGATGCCAAAGGAATGTCACAAACAAAATCCTAGCTTGTAGGATAGGAACtaatgtattaaaaaaaatgtgaaagaaaaCAAAGTTTAATTTGTTCCATGTATTGAATCTCAATTACTATTATTTAGTAAACTAATGATTTGTTGTATGTCAAGTTTATCAATCTATCTATCTATGATCTATCCATTTATAATATGTTAAAGAAAGACCATAACTCAAAATAACTGTCAAACTTACTGCAACTCGTTGTTGATTGAGACCTCCATTTGCACTGACTAAGATATAGCCATTATTTTCCACAAGGTTCCCTGTCACAATATCAAGGATATAATAATAAGATGAAAACAAACTTGGCATTGCCATACACATATATGACGATAATAACATGACACGAACCTGGAGTGTTGTGAAGCTTTCTGTGTGCACAAGGTTCCCATGAAGATGCTATTCCATACGGTTCCACCCACAAATTGGATGACTCTTGCTTCAACTCCTTCTATAATGCATAATAAAGTAGAAGTTACACTAAgcatacaatatatatataacaacaTGCATGGTAACAGAAACCATAGACCATAATCTGAAAATTTGATACAAACCTCAGCAAGTGCGCTGGAAGCCATGTTTAAAAGCCTACCATACATTTCTATTGGTGATGATTGTTTGTTGCACGTGTAGGAATCTGCACTACTCTTCTCATTCAAATAAAGAAACCGACTTGAAGCAGAATCATGGGAAGAAATCGCAGTAACGTAATCAAGAAGGAAAAAACAAGCCAGAAATCCTAACATGATAACCATGGTCATTATTACGTTCTTTTGGAGCCACAAGTGCTTCTTCCCTGCATAGAGTCCCTTACAAGAACTAGTGCTGTATTTTGAAGCAGcatcatgatgatgatgaagcaACAAGGTAGTGTTGGAATTCCAACCACTGATCCTTCTCCAACATGGAggatcattattattattattgcatcTATACTTGGTAGCCTTCATTATTCCTAATAAGCCTAAACTTCCATTCCCCATTATACCATACATACTTACCTAACTATTGGTTCCCTCTTCTTTCAAGATTAATACAAAATGGGCATTACTGATTACACGATGAAGTGATGATCATCGATCCATTTCAAGTTTGGTGTGGCTAATGAGAATGTAAGTTTCTCATATGGATTCCAAGTGAAGCAAATTAAGGAGTAGGTGTTGATGTAAGAAAGCTAAGAAATTAAAGTACAAAAATGCCAtgcacatatatatatatgatgagtGAAGTGGAAGCAAAAATAGATGAAAACTGAAGCATGAAACAAATGTAACAGTCGTAACCATATTGAACAACGACTTGCCAGTTGCCACCAAACAAACTAATTAAAGCGGGAAAACCTTCCAACTTGGTTTACAATTCACAATTTTACTTCTTTCAAAGGGTCACAGCGGTAACAAAATTTCAAcgttttttccttttatattttatgtttggtaatAATAGGTGGAACGGAATAGTTCAATTTCATACCAATAACTTCACAACATAAAGTCGTTATTCTTAAcaatataatttatttctaattagtTCTATCCACATCTTGGACAACTCAATAAAATTCCTTAAGAACAAAATCAAGGTTTAGTTGCGATTTATAATCTATTCTATTCAGTGATATATAATATATGGGTTGATTTACAATCAATGTAATTGTTGCTGAGCGATATAATTATTCGAGAAATATTAAagaattatcaaaatttattaattttagaattagttaattattaatatttaaaaaatatagattaaagtATCTTATTGAATtactaaaataaagaaattgaattgatgattacaattaataaattttaataatccttaatttttttaatggaaaaaaaattcCTAATTATATGGTAGCGTTTAAAAGAGAGACAGAGATTAAGAAACTGAAATTGAGAGACaagaaatcaaaataaattttagtattatatttagtataaagtgaaaaataaaaattaaaataaaaataaaactttaatttaatttatataaagtGTAGTTTCTGTCTTTGTCTCTGTGCTAATATCTCAAAATAATTGTTTAGTTATATGATGACAAATTAAACGAAATGGGCTGAGTCCAATTTGGGTCCAATATTGGTAATTAAAACACAATGAATGATTAGCAGTTGAGAAGAgaccaaaaatataaattatgttGGGTGTTGTGTGGATTGTTGAATGTGAAATCCGTTAACTTTGGCGGGGTCGTTACTCGTTACCAACatgataatattttaatttaaaagccGCTAGCATTCGTTCCCCTTTCGTTCTAACTTATAACTTCTGACTCTTTttttgctttgttttctttttgttgaccctacaaataaaagaaagtttccttttttcattttgaaaagcATTTAATAAACTTTATCCGATGGATCCCCAGACATTGATTCTTTACCTGTgctaattttatttgaataaattaggtatttcaatgttcttttaaaaAGCTATTTTAAACAACTTTGTTTTTAAGCATTCAAAACTTGAATTCCTGCATGTAAAAACGAGGAAGAGTCCATTGACCTATCCCTATAGACCTTGaccttcaaataaaatataatgtaCTTATTTATACTTTCATCGGTCAAGgttggttttttattttttattttttattttttaactgcAACCCAGAAGTTTGACTGAATAAACAAGACATATATGGTTTGACATTGTTCATTTAAATGTCAAATTtgaacataaaaaatatttatacaactTTGACAATATTTTTCCATGCacttaatttctaatttctaaCTTCTCTCATTGACttataatgaaatattaatgatgcatacctttttatttatttattttgactGTTAATGTGTATATAAATTATCATCAAACCTAATAATGTGTtgctaaaaaaagaaaatttgatatgaaaattgcagagagagagagagagagaatggtgAATTGATAGTGAAAACTGAAAAGTTGTAAGGAAAAGGTTGAGAGCTGGAATCACATGGAGTTGTCGCTGAAGCTTGCTGTCTCCTCCATCCCAATCCCATTATTCCCTTGACAATCATCCATCCATCCATCACTATCTTCTCTTCTTCACCCGCTTCCACTCCACTccattctctttctcttcctccatGGCTCACCTTAAGGTACCTACTTTCCTCTGCTTTTCCCTTTTCGTCCTTTTCAAGTTTGTTCATGTCATTGATGTTTGGTTGGTGCGAGAAAGCTACCCAATTTATACTTGGGTCTAAAAAAGCCTTCCACTTTTCCTTGTTTCAGACTTTAGAGTAGCGTGCTGTACACTAGTGTTCTTGTTTCTCCAATTGTATTTTTGTTTCCCTCCTAACGTGGCTCATCAACTGTTAGGGTTTCTTATGGGAGAAATTCAGCTCCTTTGCACAACATTTTTGTCTATGAGCTCGAAAGACAAGATCCctcttttgattttgattttttttttctttttggtggGTGGGTAGGGGTGTCTTGTAACAAGTTCTGAACTGAGTTTTGTGTAGGATGATGAAGATATTTTACGAGTCAGTCTCAATTGGTTGTGATCTTTTGCTTGTTATTTACTAGATCCTGTTGCCTTGTTTTAATTTGTTGTAGCAACTTACTAATAAGTTGAGATCCCTTCAGTTTgttggaaaaataaaatttttaaacttgaTTATTTCCTATGCAGTCAAAaggattatttatttatttatttatttattttcaatatgtaGTGGTGCCAATGCTTTATATTTACAATAAGCAGTAGTTTCAAGTTGGATAGTGAAACATATGTGTACAGACACTCATTCACATCTATAAACCTAGCCAAGAAATCCATTGTGTGTTTTTATCCAACAAGCTTACTGAGTGTGTTATTGTATCTGTTATATTTGCGAATTAGTTAACTATACTTTTCCTACTTTCTGTTGATTGTAGTGACAAATCATGTTGAACTGCCTTGTGAAATATTTGAAATTCTAGTATTGTTCATAATTGTGACAATTTTGACAGGAACTGCCTGCTTCTGTTGTTAATGGGAATGATTCCCTCCCTGGTAATATAATATCCACTACAATTGGTGGAAAAGATGGGGAGCCCAAACAGGTATTGTCCTTGTTCCCTGAGTTCAtagttatgattttctttcGTTGAGTTGTAAAATTTACAGCATTATACCTTCATGCTTTTGGATTTAGACAATTGCACATCTGAATCATGATAGATCTTGGATTGAAACTTTAACATCTTTGTTATGAGAATTTCTGTAGACTATAAGTTACATGGCAGAACGTGTCGTGGGTACTGGGTCATTTGGAATCGTTTTCCAGGTATGCCAATACTTGATTTTATTCATCACTGTTATGCTGCAATCTCCATATATTTTGCATCTTGTAATAATTCTTTCTTTTAGGCAAAATGCTTGGAAAATGGGGAGGCAGTAGCCATCAAGAAAGTTTTACAGGACAAAAGATATAAGTGTCGTGAACTAGAGTTAATGCGCATAATGGATCATCCAAATATCATCTGTCTGAAGCATCATTTCTTTTCCACTACAAGTACTGGTGAGCTGTTCCTTAATTTGGTGATGGAATATGTTCCCGAGTCTATGTATCGAGTCTTGAAGTTCTATAGCACTGCTAACCAAAGAATGCCTCTTATCTATGTTAAACTTTATATGTACCAGGTAAGTCTTAAACtttatgttaaaaattaaaagaaggaaataattctttccttttcacttcTCACATGTTTGGCACACATCCAGATTTTCAGGGGGCTGGCTTATATCCACACTGTCCCTGGAGTATGCCACAGAGATTTGAAGCCACAAAATATACTGGTTGGCTTAATATGCTTTCTAAATGGACTTTATAAGTAATAGTCTTTCCCATAAGTAGCTATTCTTTCCAGCTCTGATGTCATTCTTGTATTTTCCCAGGTTGACCCTATTACACACCAGGTTAAGATATGTGATTTTGGAAGTGCAAAAGTGCTGGTACGTTGGCATAAACATATATTAATCCATCATATTATGTTTCCTTGTGTCGCTTgcattattatatttaataactTTGCCCAGGTTCTCCTGTAATTCTGTTAGAATATTAACCAAGTATTATCAATTGTAATGAACTTTCAACTTTTTAACAATGTCGATGAAGAGGATCTAACTGATATGTGTTTTTTTTGGTCAGGTCAAAGGAGAAACTAATATATCATATATATGTTCCCGGTTCTATCGCGCACCAGAACTCATATTTAGTGCTACTGAATATACTACTTCAATTGATATTTGGTCAGCTGGTTGTGTCCTTGCTGAACTGCTTTTGGGCCAGGTTTATATCTGCTTTTTCTCTGAGTGTTTCAATGTGGCATTTACTGCGAATCATGCAAACAATCTTTGGTTTTGTTATTATCTACTGCCTATATGTCAACTGATATACAA is a window from the Arachis stenosperma cultivar V10309 chromosome 3, arast.V10309.gnm1.PFL2, whole genome shotgun sequence genome containing:
- the LOC130968726 gene encoding O-fucosyltransferase 8-like isoform X3, whose protein sequence is MYGIMGNGSLGLLGIMKATKYRCNNNNNDPPCWRRISGWNSNTTLLLHHHHDAASKYSTSSCKGLYAGKKHLWLQKNVIMTMVIMLGFLACFFLLDYVTAISSHDSASSRFLYLNEKSSADSYTCNKQSSPIEMYGRLLNMASSALAEKELKQESSNLWVEPYGIASSWEPCAHRKLHNTPGNLVENNGYILVSANGGLNQQRVAICNGVAVASLLNATLVIPKFLYSNVWNDPSQFGDIYQEEHFMNMLKDDISIVKELPSHMKSLDPEAIGSQITDADLPKEATAADYIKIVLPLLLKNGLVHFLGFGNRLGFDPLPSHIQRLRCKCNFHALKFVPKIQEVGALLVRRIRKHSGSRSMLDTELLGKFIDKRKDHDSAKGSIKYLALHLRFEVDMVAYSLCEFGGGESERRELQAYRESHFPFLVERLKNSTSPISPMVLRKMGRCPLTPEEAALVLAGLGFKRGTYVYLAGSGIYGADSRMNPFTRLYPNVITKEDFLAPNELEPFKNFSSQV
- the LOC130968726 gene encoding O-fucosyltransferase 8-like isoform X2, with the translated sequence MYGIMGNGSLGLLGIMKATKYRCNNNNNDPPCWRRISGWNSNTTLLLHHHHDAASKYSTSSCKGLYAGKKHLWLQKNVIMTMVIMLGFLACFFLLDYVTAISSHDSASSRFLYLNEKSSADSYTCNKQSSPIEMYGRLLNMASSALAEKELKQESSNLWVEPYGIASSWEPCAHRKLHNTPGNLVENNGYILVSANGGLNQQRVAICNGVAVASLLNATLVIPKFLYSNVWNDPSQFGDIYQEEHFMNMLKDDISIVKELPSHMKSLDPEAIGSQITDADLPKEATAADYIKIVLPLLLKNGLVHFLGFGNRLGFDPLPSHIQRLRCKCNFHALKFVPKIQEVGALLVRRIRKHSGSRSMLDTELLGKFIDKRKDHDSAKGSIKYLALHLRFEVDMVAYSLCEFGGGESERRELQAYRESHFPFLVERLKNSTSPISPMVLRKMGRCPLTPEEAALVLAGLGFKRGTYVYLAGSGIYGADSRMNPFTRLYPNVITKEDFLAPNELEPFKNFSSQTLVANSHQWCLDLEATMVVIMLPL
- the LOC130968726 gene encoding O-fucosyltransferase 8-like isoform X1; the encoded protein is MYGIMGNGSLGLLGIMKATKYRCNNNNNDPPCWRRISGWNSNTTLLLHHHHDAASKYSTSSCKGLYAGKKHLWLQKNVIMTMVIMLGFLACFFLLDYVTAISSHDSASSRFLYLNEKSSADSYTCNKQSSPIEMYGRLLNMASSALAEKELKQESSNLWVEPYGIASSWEPCAHRKLHNTPGNLVENNGYILVSANGGLNQQRVAICNGVAVASLLNATLVIPKFLYSNVWNDPSQFGDIYQEEHFMNMLKDDISIVKELPSHMKSLDPEAIGSQITDADLPKEATAADYIKIVLPLLLKNGLVHFLGFGNRLGFDPLPSHIQRLRCKCNFHALKFVPKIQEVGALLVRRIRKHSGSRSMLDTELLGKFIDKRKDHDSAKGSIKYLALHLRFEVDMVAYSLCEFGGGESERRELQAYRESHFPFLVERLKNSTSPISPMVLRKMGRCPLTPEEAALVLAGLGFKRGTYVYLAGSGIYGADSRMNPFTRLYPNVITKEDFLAPNELEPFKNFSSQLAALDFIACATADVFAMTDSGSQLSSMVSGFRSYYGGDHAPTLRPNKKRLAAILWENGTIGWNSFEERVKKMIQEGQKITMRKFGKSIYRQPRCPECMCRQP